One part of the Eucalyptus grandis isolate ANBG69807.140 chromosome 10, ASM1654582v1, whole genome shotgun sequence genome encodes these proteins:
- the LOC104421050 gene encoding uncharacterized protein LOC104421050: MANPDSDSPDSASQAPNDAYRPERPVEEEDEEDEMDESDDDGGGDEDDELERRAPPPPPRSQEDRLRAHRARLNNLSQKLSSESVPIRVHDVLIKGNAKTRDWVIEAELEDLKKAASLQELLQAASVANFRLQQLGIFQSVNIVLDSGPKELPGTANVVVNVVEAANPLSGEIGYYTKPEARSSTLEGVLKLKNLLGYGDLWDGSFAYGWNQTSELSAGVYIPRIKSLLAPLSARVFLVSQDWLKYSSYNEQSLGLSLGLVSTRNHDLAYNLTWRTLTDPSQMSAGSIRRQLGHGLISSLKYSFRFDRRNSPIRPTRGYAFLSTSQIGGLTPDPRSARFIRQELDLRYALPLGFYHAAINVGISSGVIFPWGCGFLQKPSPLPERFFMGGNTSPFYSLGGPTSLLGFRTRGMGPTEPRRQTGNDDLERDYVGGDLALTTFADLSFDLPFSWCQKSGIYGHVFACAGNLAKLTQNEFRNFSFQNFLKSCRSSVGAGIVVPTSIVRVEVNYCYVLKQYEFDRGKTGLRVSFSST, from the exons ATGGCGAATCCCGACTCCGACTCACCGGACTCCGCCTCCCAAGCCCCTAACGATGCGTATCGTCCCGAACGTCcggtcgaagaagaagatgaagaagacgagATGGACGAATCtgacgacgacggcggcggcgacgaggaCGACGAGCTCGAGCGccgcgcgccgccgccgccgccccggtCGCAGGAGGACCGGTTGCGGGCGCACAGGGCGAGGCTCAACAACCTCTCGCAGAAGCTCTCGTCGGAGAGCGTCCCGATCCGGGTGCACGACGTCCTGATCAAGGGCAACGCGAAGACTAGGGATTGGGTTATCGAGGCCGAGCTGGAGGACCTGAAGAAGGCGGCGTCGCTGCAGGAGCTGCTGCAGGCCGCGAGCGTCGCGAATTTCAGGCTCCAGCAGCTGGGGATCTTCCAGTCCGTCAACATCGTGCTCGATTCGGGGCCCAAGGAGTTGCCCGGCACCGCGAACGTGGTCGTCAACGTCGTCGAGGCCGCGAACCCGCTGTCCGGCGAAATTGGTTACTATACTAAGCCGGAG GCTAGATCTTCAACGCTTGAAGGAGTTTTGAAACTCAAAAACTTGCTTGGATATGGTGACCTTTGGGATGGTTCTTTTGCATATGGATGGAATCAAACATCCGAGCTAAGTGCTGGTGTCTATATCCCTAGAATAAAAAGCTTGTTAGCTCCTTTGAGTGCACGAGTATTCTTGGTATCCCAGGACTGGTTGAAGTACTCTTCATACAATGAACAATCATTAGGGCTTTCCCTTGGCCTAGTTTCAACAAGGAATCATGACTTGGCTTACAACTTGACATGGCGTACATTGACAGATCCTTCCCAGATGTCGGCTGGATCAATAAGGAGGCAGCTGGGACATGGTTTAATCTCTTCCTTAAAATACTCTTTCAGGTTTGACAGGAGAAACTCACCCATCAGACCAACACGAGGATATGCTTTTCTTTCTACTAGTCAAATTGGTGGCCTTACACCTGATCCCCGAAGTGCACGTTTTATCCGCCAG GAGCTCGATCTTCGTTATGCTTTGCCTCTGGGATTTTATCATGCTGCTATCAACGTTGGAATCTCTAGTGGAGTTATCTTTCCCTGGGGATGTGGATTTCTGCAAAAGCCTTCACCGTTGCCAGAAAGATTCTTCATGGGTGGCAATACCTCTCCATTTTACTCTTTAGGAGGTCCTACTTCACTTTTAGGGTTTCGGACTAGGGGTATGGGCCCCACTGAACCAAGAAGGCAAACTGGCAATGATGATCTTGAAAGGGATTATGTTGGTGGTGACCTTGCTCTTACCACTTTTGCTGACCTTTCTTTTGATCTTCCATTCAGTTGGTGCCAAAAGAGTGGAATCTATGGACATGTGTTCGCATGTGCTGGAAACCTAGCCAAGTTGACACAGAATGAGTTTCGGAACTTTTCCTTTCAGAATTTCCTAAAATCCTGCAGAAGCTCTGTTGGAGCTGGAATTGTTGTGCCCACGAGTATCGTGCGAGTGGAG GTTAACTACTGCTATGTGTTGAAGCAATATGAGTTTGATCGAGGGAAGACTGGGCTACGAGTTAGCTTTTCTTCTACATGA